The following coding sequences lie in one Phyllopteryx taeniolatus isolate TA_2022b chromosome 4, UOR_Ptae_1.2, whole genome shotgun sequence genomic window:
- the elf2b gene encoding ETS-related transcription factor Elf-2b isoform X2: MTSVVLVDSSGTVVEYVTAVEDPQQDGEFDVDLEAEGEVEGVCEVEELEDGREAENYPAVIVEEVPSAILSEDPNYPAQVVVYGDELYIMQEVINEQDVESEMGTVEASVHGINVHCSDKTIEAAEALLHMDSPSSVREACSPEVFIPPYVATPEFLHAAMRPDIAETEVEISTEDCCDDDDDDDDDDDDEDLGTLIEEPEAERDHAPVRRRRAGRKLKTHQSYSNGSVEIGLRKKSREGKGSTIYLWEFLLDLLQDKNTCPRYIKWTQREKGIFKLVDSKAVSKLWGKHKNKPDMNYETMGRALRYYYQRGILAKVEGQRLVYQFKEMPKNIVIIDDDKADMSVAEGPADSETTASCERILQPPDVMLKVPELTPRKPNILRGGNRGNMGQSPVAAGNKTVAAGASRTVIASGDRSRNQQAPVLSNASGPRTVRVAMQVPVVMTSLGQKISTLAMQQPAGRTGAAGHTTLLSSASAIGAAAGGANSQQKVVIQTIPTMVPATAENGEKITVQLAKIITIPAHQLTQCQLQTPTGAGKPGISLLGSPLTVQTLTPVSVASGAQVMRLSVPTPAQQQTLVVSQSGGGTAGGVTVSSANRAVAAQPRIISGLFNGSELVVGGDELKAAGVPVQAVRVPVTVAIPQNKGTAKIVQADALTKLQTPEVGKTEEPEC, translated from the exons ATGACCTCAGTGGTACTGGTTGACAGTAGTGGGACAGTGGTGGAGTATGTCACAGCTGTGGAAGACCCACAGCAG GATGGTGAGTTTGATGTGGACCTGGAGGCTGAGGGAGAAGTGGAGGGGGTGTGTGAAGTTGAAGAGCTAGAGGATGGAAGAGAGGCTGAGAACTACCCAGCTGTCATTGTGGAGGAGGTTCCTAGTGCCATCTTAAGTGAGGACCCCAATTACCCAGCCCAGGTGGTGGTGTATGGCGACGAATTATACATAATGCAGGAAGTGATCAATGAGCAGGATGTGGAGTCAGAAATGGGGACAG TCGAGGCTTCTGTCCATGGCATCAATGTGCACTGCTCTGACAAAACCATCGAGGCTGCAGAGGCTCTGCTTCACATGGACTCACCATCCAGTGTCAGAGAAGCCTGCAGTCCAG AAGTTTTTATCCCGCCATATGTAGCAACACCAGAGTTCCTCCATGCCGCCATGCGTCCGGACATCGCAGAGACGGAGGTTGAGATATCAACGGAGGACTGctgcgatgatgatgatgacgacgacgacgacgatgatgacgaAGATCTAGGAACCCTGATAGAGGAGCCAGAGGCGGAACGGGACCATGCGCCTGTCAGGAGAAGGAGAG CTGGACGGAAACTAAAAACGCACCAGTCCTATTCTAACGGCTCAGTTGAAATCGGTCTCAGGAAGAAATCAAGAGAAGGCAAAG GAAGCACCATCTACTTGTGGGAGTTCCTGTTGGACCTCCTGCAGGACAAGAACACCTGTCCGAGGTACATTAAGTGGACACAGAGGGAGAAGGGCATCTTCAAGCTGGTGGACTCCAAGGCCGTGTCGAAGCTGTGGGGCAAACACAAGAACAAGCCAGACATGAACTATGAGACCATGGGACGGGCACTCAG ATATTACTACCAGCGTGGCATCCTTGCCAAAGTTGAGGGCCAGCGTCTGGTTTACCAGTTTAAAGAGATGCCTAAAAACATCGTGATCATTGACGACGACAAGGCCGACATGTCTGTTGCTGAAGGCCCGGCGGACTCTGAGACGACGGCGTCCTGCGAGCGCATCCTGCAGCCGCCGGACGTGATGTTGAAGGTTCCCGAGCTGACCCCAAGAAAACCCAACATCCTGCGGGGCGGCAACCGAGGCAACATGGGTCAATCTCCTGTTGCTGCGGGCAACAAGACCGTGGCGGCAGGCGCCTCGAGGACGGTGATCGCGTCGGGAGACAGGAGCCGGAATCAACAGGCGCCTGTCCTTTCTAACGCTTCCGGGCCCAG GACGGTGCGAGTCGCCATGCAGGTGCCGGTCGTTATGACATCACTGGGCCAGAAGATCTCTACACTTGCAATGCAGCAGCCGGCAGGAAGAACGGGTGCAGCTGGCCATACTACACTCCTGTCCAGTGCTTCTGCTATTGGCGCTGCTGCCGGAGGCGCCAACTCTCAACAGAAG GTTGTGATCCAGACCATCCCCACTATGGTCCCAGCAACAGCAGAGAATGGCGAGAAGATCACCGTCCAGCTGGCCAAGATCATCACTATCCCGGCTCATCAGTTAACGCAGTGTCAGCTGCAGACCCCCACAGGTGCAGGCAAGCCTGGCATCAGCCTCCTGGGAAGCCCCCTGACCGTCCAAACCCTGACCCCGGTCAGTGTGGCGTCGGGAGCGCAGGTGATGAGACTTTCTGTGCCCACGCCGGCGCAACAGCAGACTCTGGTGGTGTCGCAGTCGGGCGGCGGCACGGCGGGCGGCGTCACGGTATCGTCGGCCAACCGGGCCGTGGCGGCGCAGCCCCGCATCATTAGCGGGCTTTTCAACGGTTCCGAGCTGGTTGTGGGAGGGGACGAGCTCAAAGCCGCCGGCGTCCCGGTCCAAGCGGTTCGGGTGCCCGTGACGGTCGCGATCCCACAGAATAAAGGGACTGCCAAAATTGTCCAAGCGGACGCGCTCACCAAACTGCAGACCCCCGAGGTGGGAAAGACTGAAGAGCCTGAGTGTTGA